A segment of the Lagopus muta isolate bLagMut1 chromosome 8, bLagMut1 primary, whole genome shotgun sequence genome:
TTTGCTTCTGTATGGGAATTGTtgagtcacagcttgaacctctggttgagcacctggggaagggacctggtcagccctgaAAGCACAtgtgaaggcagttcagctgtgtgacaggaAAGGGTTGATCCTGGCTGCACCTCccctagacccatttaagggctgactgccactggggataggtttctttctggagatccctccttggtgaagctttcctCTGTGAACCTGGAATCTTCTAATACAGGGGAGCAATCTTCACTTCCTTTACAGCACCTTTCTATTGTGCTGGTCCTTCCATCATCACACCTTTGTAGTAACACCTTTCCCATTGTATTGTCTGTTCAATTGCTACAGCCTGAAATTGGACATTGCTTACTGTGTCTTCCTTGTGGCTCTGAAATTAAGTTAAGAGGATGGATGCCATTTGGCAGTAGTTATGCTTTTGACCCATCCTTCTAGTATAAATCAAGAAACACGCTTGATTTAGTAACTTTATTCCCAAGGAGATAGGTATTGTAAAAGTTACTTATTGTAAAAGTTACTGTAAGATAGGCAAACTGCAAAAAGCACGTGGCTGCTTGGTGGGAtccaagcagaagagaaaatttgTTCCCTTCTCTGAAGCATCTTGGGTTGTTTTTGCTCTAGTTGAACACAAGTGTCTGTCTCTTCCTGGACCATAAATGGAATGCTGTGGCACAATTTTATACGTTCTCTCACTCCTGTAGCAAATGTCAGAGTTCATTGGCTGGATTATGAAGCGTAGTGCAATTGTATGTTTAGACAGTAAAGTCTAAGCACTTGAGAAAACTGGAAGAGGAAATTTATAATACACAAGCTTAACAATACTTGTTTTGTGGTTCTGCTAGCTATAGCAGCAAATACCTGGCACACTTAGTACATTTCATCCAAGAAGCTTTGGGTGCTTTAAGGTCATGAATTCAGTATTGACACAAATGTGAGACAGTACTAGGGGCCTCACTTCATGCTCTTTAGGTGAAAAGGGTTTGACTGTGTTTTTGGCTATGTTTAACTGTGTTACGACCTAGTTATAGGTGAAATAGATTTGACTATGGAAAAAGCTCTATAAAACCTTGGAGATCTAATGGGAAGTTAGAACTGGGGTATTCTTTTGTTtatgtgcttatttttcttttaatgtagaATTTCATGGTGGAAGAGTAACATCATTCCTGTTCACAGTGGAAGTGGAAGTCTGGGGGATAGCTGGTGGGTTGGTGATCCAGGGTTTTGTTAGTAAATGCTAGTTGTTTACTCCTTGCTCTATTTGTTCTTAAGAGGTTTTCTGCTGGGCTTTACCATTTGGCATTGAATAGCAGTGTAGTTAGCACTGACAAGATGGCAGAGAAGTGTTTTGCACGGTCTTGTATTGATTTCAAGCcttttgcattgttttatttatttatttttatttgtgtcaACATAGATTTGaccctgtttttcttttcctgaagttcTGTCTCAGCACTGATTTTTGTGATGTGGGTGATAAGCTGCTTGGGCTTTAAACAAGCATCTTAATGGTATGGTGTTTTAGGACTCTAATTccctttttctaattcctgctttctctactgcttgCTGCTTTCCCTATTAGATTTTAGTACTTGAGTCTTCTTTCCCTGTGAGTAGAAAACAAATAACTTAGGAATCATTGATTTCCAGCTGTATTGGccagaggtgctgctgcagtagTAATAATATTTTGTCATACTTTTTACAGGCTGATTTGTTTATAGGAGCTAAGTAGGTAAATGTTAGAATGAAGTGTTtgaacaaatacaaatacttATTTTGGGATAATATGCTGCTGTGCAATTCAGTTCTTATGCAGAAGTAAGCTGAGGCAGTGACTGATCTGATCCTTTGAAAGGAGGGGATGTCTTAAATTCTcctacaaacaggagaaatTTGTTATGTGCTTTGTATCTATAGagaactgaaacattttgtttccttgagGCTAGTAATCCTAGGCAATACACATAGgcaataaaaatgctgtttgtgcAAGCAATTAGGACAGGTGTTGGTTCTCATTTTTACTCTGTGAGTCAGGAGTGAAAGCCAGCATATTTTTATTCCTGCAAGTAGTCCATGAGATTAGAATTCAACTGTGTTAGAAAGGGGAAACTTAGGTGGGAAGCTTGCTTGCTGAGACTGTTACTGGTAAAGACTCTTTTCATGTGTCCAAAGTGACTTGCTCAGAGACTTGAGAGCGTCCAGTTCCTGGAAGGCTTGGGGttaatcttttttatttgatCTTTGAGGGTGATATATCAATCCCAGTAGTCTAGATTGGGCCCGGGTGAATATCAGGCCAGGTGGAGTCTATGGCTTTTGATGCTGCAAAAATGGAATGGATTGGGCTTGAGGCAGTATTCAGAATTACACAAAGAGCTCTTCTTTTTCCGTTCGTCCAGATTAAGTAGTGCACATAGGGGAGGTAGTTACAGGCTTCCTCCCCTTTTGCAAGTTgttatcatagagtcatagaacagtttgggttggaagggatctctaagatcatctagttgcaACCCCCCTGCTAGAGGCAGGGGCACTTCCCACTGGACAAGTATGTAGTTGTGCTTGTTTAACCTCTGGGAGGGTGgcaggagatgctcagaaaGGTTCATCTACCATTTTAATACGGAGAGAGAGGTTTATCTGGATGGCCTTAATATGTAGGTGTTGTAGGTATTTTAAGTTCAGGCATACAAAGGATATTTGTATGTACTCAGTAAAAATCACCTTTATGGCTGGGAAGACATGTATTAGATACATGTAAACTTTTTACTCATTTTGTCTACTGTGCTAAGCAGtagaatgaaaaaggaagatggaaCACGATCAGCAGGAAGTCTGTATTTCTGATTACTTGGGAAGGCTTTTTGATTGAGTACCAGCTGGACCTGTGGTGGTGTCTGTATGGGATCCCTTGTGTTGTAATGGAACATAACTGAAGCCCTGATCCAAATGTGTAGCGGCAGGCAAAAGAGATAGGGCTAATACTGCCTGCTCTTTGGCTTACTTTATTTATCAGCAGCTAACATGAGAACTTTGATGTCCCTGATTCATGCTTTATAGAATATAGCACGTAAGTTGAAGAGCTTTACTGCTTGAAATGTTGAGTCAAAGTTTCCTGTACAATTAATTCTTATCCTGGAGAAATACCAAAGCAATGTAGTTCTTAGAAGTAAAAGTTAAATTTTTAAGAGTTAGTCTTGTAACAAACATACTAGAAGGAAACTTTTAACCAATGTTGTTTTGTAGTCATAGGAGAAGGTGGCTTACTGTCCTTTTGAAAGTAGTAACTGCTGTTGATGCAGTAGAAAGATGGGAAAGTGTTGTGTGGTTCACTGCCTTTACACTGGTAGGGAGTTATGAGTATTTATTTACTCATGCTGTCCTTTTTTTGTCAAGTGTCTGAGTCTGTTGgtatacttgttttttttttttgttttgttttgctaccTGCTTGTTGAGTTAGTGGTATAAAATCATATCTCCCAGATCTTTTCATCTGTCACCTATTTTTAAATCGTAGAATCGAAGgattgctcagattggaaaagacctcaaggTCATCAAGTCTAACTGCAACCTAACCTTGCTACCCTAAATCTAACAACCCTCAGCTAattcatgtccctgagcaccacatccaagtggtttttaaacacagccagggatggcgactcaaccacctctctgggaagcctgttccagtgctccccAGTGATCcttcttttgttcttcatgGTGTTTCTTTCATCAACTTCTCACACATAGGCAGCCTATTGTAATAGCATGCTACTATTTTCATGCATAGAGGATGAAATAAGATACCTTTAATACTGTGAATTTAACATGATGAGGGTAACTGGCATCATATTGTCTAGTGAAAATAAGTGTTGGACTTCAATCaaaaggggttttttttgaatgcttttcttgCAGGAAGCAAAGCCTTCAGCTGAGGACTTAGGAGATAAGAAAGAGGGGGAATACATTAAACTCAAAGTCATTGGGCAGGTGAGTTTTTGCTTAATGGATATCTGGGAGATGGTGTGAATTTTTAAACTATTGAAATGAATGGGAGAAAGTTGATACTGTAAGTTGTTCAATGTGAGTCTTCCCCTCCAGACCCCAAATAAACTATTTACTAATTGTCAGCAGTGTGTGATAGCACACTCTTAAATTTGGATCTTTGCATTTCATATACACCAAGTGTGAGATCAGCCCTACTGGATAAGAATAGGAAGAGGATTCTGTTGATTGACTTGTTGGTAATGGGTGCTGGATTGTAAGTCCAAATTTGTATTGTTTAAATAGATACCTAACTTCTTTCTGAACAGAAGTCTTTCTCCACAGAGAACCATTAGTTCATCTGATTTAACTCATTTGTTGCAATATTAGTGGAATTGTTTTTTACTGGAGACATGATTTTAACTGGTGCTAACATAAACTCAAATCTTGCTGGTTCAATCACCTATGATGAGAACACATTCAAAAGCTGTGTGACCCGTGTACTGTTTGTGCAGAACCTTTTGTGGTCTGCTTTATCTGCAGCCATTTTGACAAATGCAGTGAATTGTACCTTATTGCTTGTAGGAAGGGCTACAGAATAATGAGAGCTGAGGTTTTGCTTTAGGTTGATGTTATGTTGCCAAGTCAGCCTGTATCCTAAGTTCCAGATAATTGCTCTATTTGAACAAGGTTTTgcatatattttgaaatacaagCTTTAACTTGTCTCGTGGAATCTTAGAACAGAAGTCCCCTGCATAtgtatgtttgtattttgtaagTATGTCAGCTGGTTAAAGATGGAGTACAGACTGAGCTGAGTATGGTATTTAATACTTCTAAATCCAAAAATGTCCATAGTGAGCCAAAGGCTATACTGTGCCATCTGTTTTAAAACAGGGCTTCCTGCAAAAGTGATGAATGTAAGTGCATAAGATGAACCTCCTAAGATGATTTAGCAGTCACTAAATCATGCCCAGTGATAGTTAAATAATGTTCTGTGCTACTTTTTCTGTAAGACTTTCTTAATGAAACCCTTAAAATGAGCAtagaaaaagcaagcagttactaaaataatcttttttttcttttctgttcttagGACAGCAGTGAAATTCACTTCAAGGTGAAAATGACAACACACCTCAAGAAACTCAAAGAATCATACTGTCAAAGACAGGTTTGTGAAACAATGACACTGGATGTATAGTGGCTGTTCAGAAGGAGTAGAAGTGATCTTTTAAAATGTCCACGCTTGCATTTATAGTTACTGTAAAATCTTCTGGGTCCAAATTCCCGTGAAATAGAATACTGCGGCTTGGGATGAGGGCAGCCTTAGACATTGTTACTGTCAAAAGTATGGTAATAAATTTATGCTAGCTATTATACCCTAACCTAAAGAAATATTCAGTATTAATGGTTGGTACAGGTAAATAGTAACTACTGTTCCAGGACAGAAAATACATGTTCACTTGCAGGTTCTGTGGCAGATACTGTGGATTCACTGATGCTATTTCTAGTGGCCCTGGCCTACTTTGCTCCTAGCTTTGGGAACAGATGCCTTATATGGCCTTTTCTTGAGCAATTGCATGGAAGTTCAATTCAGTGgataaaattattaaataaaaaaaaaaaaacctttttagTGATGAGCTCAATTTGCATCAAAGTATGGCCAGTTCTGttgaaatgccttttttatACTATGATGCATTAGattttctgtgtctttgtaCACTAATGTTGCTATATGGCCTCCTATCCTACTAGAGAAGGAGATAAAAGGTTAGACGACAGATATCTTTGTagcaaaaatgaacaaattattaaaattgGCATTCATCAGAAAACTTAAAAGCAGATTCTGGAAATCATTTGTGCAGTTAGTCGTATTCACTGTTGGAAATGCTTGTGCAGACTTTTTTCTGAGAAATCCATGTTTCAGCAGACAGAACTATATCCATCTCCTGGCTGAATGCTGGAGAGTCCCACTTCCTTCATCTATAGTCAACACTGGTTTTGGTGTCAAgtaatctttcttttctagaGGGACATCAAGCATTTCTTccaagctgcccagagggaTTGTTGGAGCATTGTGGAAAGCTTTTCCTACTTATGAGTTGTTCTGCCTAATAATTTGCAAGCAGTATTTCTGAGATGTAATTGATGCACTAAACAGTTCATATTTCACTTACACTTACTTTGCTGATAATGCAtatgaaagaagaggaaaaggttAGATGTTTGTCTTAGTTGCAAAGGTGAAGTGTGGTATTGAGTTTAACAGAGGAATACTGTACACTGGACctcattttatttgctcttgGGGTGCACCTTTCTCTGCTCCCTATCCTTCACAGTGTAGAGCTTTCGCAGAGCTTGTAGCTGTAAAGGATACCATCCTTTCTTACAGTGATATACCACTGTGAAAGCAAGAGTAGGAGTTCCTGAAAT
Coding sequences within it:
- the SUMO1 gene encoding small ubiquitin-related modifier 1 isoform X2 produces the protein MSDQEAKPSAEDLGDKKEGEYIKLKVIGQDSSEIHFKVKMTTHLKKLKESYCQRQGVPMNSLRFLFEGQRITDNHTPKELGMEEEDVIEVYQEQTGGHSTV